The following are encoded together in the Pseudoalteromonas ruthenica genome:
- a CDS encoding penicillin acylase family protein gives MLMWIKRLAIAVIVLLLLVTAVLYAILYLSLPSLDGRGQSQSIDKVVTIKRDALGQAIVDAHSMADAAYGLGFAHSQDRFFQMDLLRRNAAGELSALFGEAALPLDKKMRFHQLRQRSKRIYAQLKPAQQQLLQRYSQGVNDAQQAQSLKTFEYLLVGADIEPWQPVDSLLVIYSMYLDLQAGTFARDMVLERIEQQFGSPMRQFLTQPSSYQSALDNSELLAPEVTIPLLPASAQHAQIREIIPSLEVGSNNWAVSGELTTSGQPMVADDMHLGLAVPIIWYRAQLNFADTQVTGVSLPGAPAIVVGSNNHIAWGFTNAYVDTSDWVRLSDDADLVEVQESIALDDGSVHQYRLLMSDYGPVREVGGQRYALSWVGHYDYALNLDLAELATTKTVTEAFQLANTAGMPVQNLVVVDAQGQLGWQPMGAIAARTQPSDTAITEQQFEQAWFSNEPQRPRVMNPKQGRIWTANARVMSAQQHQRFGDGGYALGARQQQIRDRLAAREQFDEQAFLDLQLDNEARFLGKWQALLVTTLQSEPNSPYLEAVRNWRRCACTDSIGYTLVRYFRSAVMDTVFADIESALAQESLSLGPIKRNLEPATWQLLAQPQRWQLGDKQSLLMRSFALATQRLRDNFSDDMQQWQWGKVNALALKHPFSKQIPLLSSWLDMPITPGFGDSFMPAVQRPEFGASQRFIAQPGRLEHAILAIPGGQSAHPLSSFYRAGYQQFAEHQATSLLPGEPLHRIEFRAAD, from the coding sequence ATGTTGATGTGGATTAAGCGCTTAGCTATAGCAGTCATTGTTTTGCTACTTCTGGTAACGGCAGTCCTTTATGCCATTTTATATCTCAGTTTGCCAAGCCTCGATGGTCGCGGTCAAAGTCAGAGCATTGATAAAGTGGTGACCATAAAGCGCGATGCGCTAGGGCAGGCCATTGTCGATGCTCACTCAATGGCCGATGCCGCATATGGGCTGGGTTTTGCCCATTCGCAAGACCGTTTCTTTCAAATGGATTTACTGCGGCGTAATGCGGCGGGCGAACTTAGTGCGCTTTTTGGTGAGGCCGCTTTGCCATTGGATAAGAAAATGCGTTTCCATCAACTGCGTCAACGCTCAAAGCGCATTTATGCTCAGCTTAAACCGGCACAACAGCAATTGCTTCAGCGCTATAGCCAAGGCGTGAATGATGCCCAGCAGGCGCAGAGTTTAAAAACCTTTGAATACTTGTTAGTGGGCGCCGATATTGAGCCTTGGCAGCCAGTCGACAGCTTATTAGTGATTTACAGCATGTACCTCGATTTGCAAGCAGGTACTTTTGCCCGTGACATGGTGCTAGAGCGTATTGAGCAGCAGTTTGGTTCGCCAATGCGGCAGTTTTTAACTCAGCCTTCATCCTATCAATCTGCACTCGATAACAGCGAACTCTTGGCACCAGAGGTGACGATTCCATTGCTGCCGGCTTCAGCGCAGCATGCTCAGATACGGGAAATCATTCCTAGTTTGGAAGTGGGGAGCAACAATTGGGCTGTGTCGGGGGAGTTAACCACAAGCGGCCAACCTATGGTCGCCGATGACATGCATTTAGGCTTAGCGGTGCCCATTATTTGGTATCGTGCGCAGCTGAATTTTGCCGATACCCAAGTAACAGGCGTATCGTTACCGGGGGCGCCCGCCATTGTTGTTGGCAGCAATAACCACATTGCGTGGGGATTCACCAATGCCTACGTCGACACATCTGATTGGGTTCGCCTTAGCGACGACGCTGATTTAGTCGAGGTGCAAGAGAGCATCGCCCTTGATGATGGCAGTGTGCATCAATATCGCTTACTCATGAGCGATTATGGCCCGGTGCGCGAAGTCGGTGGTCAGCGCTATGCGCTTAGTTGGGTGGGCCATTACGATTATGCCTTGAACCTTGATTTAGCTGAACTCGCCACCACCAAAACGGTCACCGAAGCCTTTCAGTTAGCGAATACAGCCGGTATGCCGGTGCAAAATCTAGTGGTTGTTGATGCCCAAGGCCAGCTAGGCTGGCAGCCCATGGGCGCTATTGCAGCACGCACTCAACCTAGTGATACCGCCATCACCGAGCAGCAATTTGAACAAGCTTGGTTTAGTAATGAGCCGCAGCGACCACGCGTGATGAACCCTAAACAGGGGCGCATTTGGACCGCCAACGCGCGTGTTATGTCAGCACAGCAGCATCAGCGCTTTGGTGATGGTGGCTATGCGCTAGGAGCGCGCCAGCAACAAATCCGCGACCGTCTCGCTGCACGTGAACAGTTTGATGAGCAGGCATTCCTTGACCTGCAACTTGATAACGAAGCGCGTTTTTTAGGCAAATGGCAGGCGCTATTGGTGACGACTTTGCAGAGCGAACCTAACTCCCCATACTTAGAGGCGGTTCGCAATTGGCGGCGCTGTGCATGCACTGATTCCATTGGCTATACCTTAGTTCGCTACTTCCGCAGCGCAGTGATGGACACCGTGTTTGCCGATATTGAGTCGGCGCTAGCACAAGAGTCTTTGTCTCTAGGGCCTATCAAACGCAACCTTGAGCCCGCCACATGGCAGCTTTTGGCACAGCCTCAGCGCTGGCAGTTGGGTGATAAACAGAGCTTACTGATGCGCAGCTTCGCGCTCGCGACTCAGCGTTTGCGTGACAACTTTAGCGATGATATGCAGCAATGGCAATGGGGCAAAGTGAATGCGTTAGCGCTCAAGCATCCGTTTAGCAAACAGATACCGTTGCTGAGCTCATGGCTGGATATGCCAATTACCCCCGGGTTTGGTGATAGCTTTATGCCCGCAGTGCAGCGCCCAGAATTTGGCGCTTCACAGCGATTTATTGCGCAACCGGGGCGTTTGGAACACGCTATTTTAGCTATTCCTGGTGGTCAATCGGCACATCCGTTGTCTTCGTTTTATCGGGCGGGTTATCAGCAGTTTGCTGAGCATCAAGCGACGTCTTTATTACCTGGCGAGCCCTTGCATCGCATTGAATTTCGGGCTGCTGATTAG
- a CDS encoding GGDEF domain-containing protein: MQKLPSNTHSAEGIFEQVEELKFKIIVRVAIFAAAIHAALIPGFYVIGATPLAILNIFSTLSWLLGIWLIKNNRQSWGLRVVSVEVVVHSIAACAFMGTETGFQFYLWSVSCILMVDYKMRMGSAVGFSLTLIAIFAAIYILFSGVAYPYAYGEFLRYIEVANILVAGVPMIYTLALIRRITLEQRSTLADMAAKDFLTGLYNRRFAKELMLKLHNRCSTAEQPMCVAIGDIDYFKQINDQYGHEVGDKVLVALSQTLLEHTRASDVVARWGGEEFIIALPNIDIDTASARIESIRSAIKSMDARQVSPELSLTMSFGLSQWQPQQSVEDVINVADDALYRSKSNGRDQTTLAASAPVTLTQVT; the protein is encoded by the coding sequence TTGCAGAAGCTACCCAGCAATACACACTCAGCTGAAGGTATTTTTGAGCAGGTTGAAGAGCTCAAGTTTAAGATTATTGTACGCGTTGCTATCTTCGCTGCCGCGATTCACGCCGCTTTGATCCCCGGCTTTTATGTCATCGGCGCGACTCCTTTAGCGATTTTGAACATATTTAGTACCTTAAGCTGGCTACTCGGGATTTGGTTAATTAAAAATAACCGACAAAGTTGGGGGTTAAGGGTGGTCAGCGTTGAGGTAGTGGTACATTCAATTGCCGCCTGTGCCTTTATGGGCACGGAAACGGGCTTTCAGTTTTATCTATGGAGTGTCTCATGTATTTTAATGGTTGATTACAAAATGCGAATGGGCAGTGCAGTGGGCTTCAGCCTGACCTTGATCGCTATATTTGCTGCCATATACATTTTGTTCTCCGGTGTTGCCTATCCCTATGCGTATGGTGAGTTTTTACGCTATATCGAGGTCGCTAACATTCTTGTCGCCGGAGTGCCGATGATTTATACCCTTGCACTGATCCGCCGTATCACTTTAGAACAACGCTCTACGCTCGCAGATATGGCAGCCAAGGATTTCCTTACCGGATTATATAATCGACGCTTTGCCAAAGAGCTTATGTTGAAGTTACACAATCGCTGCAGCACAGCAGAGCAACCCATGTGTGTCGCTATCGGCGATATCGATTATTTTAAGCAGATTAACGACCAATATGGCCACGAAGTCGGTGACAAAGTGCTGGTAGCACTGTCGCAAACATTACTTGAACACACTCGCGCCAGCGATGTTGTCGCGCGCTGGGGAGGGGAAGAGTTTATTATTGCCTTGCCCAATATTGATATTGATACCGCCTCGGCAAGGATAGAATCTATCCGCAGTGCCATCAAGAGCATGGACGCACGGCAGGTAAGCCCCGAATTGTCATTGACTATGAGCTTTGGTCTTAGTCAGTGGCAACCACAGCAGAGCGTGGAGGACGTTATCAACGTCGCTGATGACGCTCTGTATCGCAGTAAATCCAACGGTCGTGACCAAACGACCTTAGCGGCGTCAGCGCCAGTGACACTGACACAAGTCACCTAA
- the ycaO gene encoding 30S ribosomal protein S12 methylthiotransferase accessory factor YcaO — protein MTEQTFIKGKDRDLESSISTMQNKLVALDINVEEALWLNPVANCYSVHIRDKDCGVMFTNGKGATDKACLASALGEYFERLSCNYFFADFYLGEEFANAEFTHYPSEKWFAVDGEQVPEGLMNEQLWDYFDPERELTPSHLYDFNSGNTERGICALPYTRVRDEEIAYIPVNVIGNIFVSNGMSAGNTKYEARVQGLSEVFERAIKNQIIAEGICLPEIPEEVVKQYPKIHQACEELRSHGFHLRIADASLGGKYPVMSVTLINPVDGSVFASFGAHPSFEVALERTVTELLQGRRLDQLDVFQCATFDNDEVASAENIELHFIDSSGLISYDFFRDQADFDFVHWDFSGNTEQEYQFCTDLIHDMGYDIYIMDYTHLNVYACRILVPGLSDIYPVDELIWRNNNEGAKFRQDFLSLDQYDAEQWLEIYDRLEEAGHSDIIRAAEFIGVVTDADTPWHTLRIGELKAHLCLAAQSEEAIDWVEWILHTDQISPERIRFFRCLKAVLEIKYDEQRAYSTYQSSLALMFGADNVELAIEIAEARIQFHGLSFPGLALEGFKKHHALLDGYRKLHRAKAQFWDRQVSDS, from the coding sequence ATGACTGAACAGACTTTTATCAAAGGTAAAGACAGAGACTTAGAATCGTCTATCTCTACCATGCAAAACAAACTCGTGGCATTAGATATCAATGTGGAGGAGGCTTTGTGGCTGAACCCAGTGGCTAACTGCTACTCGGTCCACATCCGTGATAAAGACTGTGGGGTGATGTTCACCAATGGTAAAGGGGCTACCGATAAAGCGTGTTTAGCGTCGGCACTAGGGGAGTATTTTGAGCGTTTAAGCTGCAACTACTTCTTCGCCGATTTTTACTTAGGCGAAGAGTTCGCGAACGCCGAATTCACCCACTACCCCAGTGAAAAGTGGTTTGCCGTTGACGGCGAACAAGTGCCAGAAGGTTTGATGAATGAGCAGCTATGGGACTATTTTGACCCTGAGCGCGAACTCACCCCATCTCACCTTTATGACTTTAACTCCGGCAATACCGAGCGCGGTATTTGTGCGCTGCCATACACCCGTGTGCGCGATGAAGAAATTGCCTACATCCCCGTCAATGTCATCGGCAACATCTTTGTATCTAACGGCATGAGTGCCGGTAACACCAAATATGAAGCTCGCGTGCAAGGCCTTTCAGAAGTGTTTGAGCGCGCCATTAAAAACCAAATTATCGCTGAAGGAATTTGCCTACCCGAAATACCTGAAGAGGTGGTGAAGCAATATCCGAAGATTCACCAAGCCTGTGAAGAGCTACGCAGCCATGGGTTTCATTTGCGCATCGCCGATGCGTCGTTGGGCGGTAAATACCCGGTTATGAGTGTGACCCTAATCAACCCAGTTGATGGCTCGGTGTTCGCTTCATTCGGTGCTCACCCGTCATTTGAAGTGGCGTTAGAGCGTACCGTTACTGAGCTTCTTCAAGGCCGTCGCCTTGACCAACTCGACGTATTCCAATGCGCCACCTTCGATAACGACGAAGTAGCGTCAGCAGAAAATATCGAATTACATTTTATCGACTCCAGCGGCCTAATCTCTTATGACTTCTTCCGTGACCAAGCCGATTTTGACTTTGTGCACTGGGATTTCAGCGGCAACACCGAGCAAGAGTACCAATTCTGCACGGATCTGATCCACGACATGGGCTATGACATCTACATCATGGATTACACGCACTTAAACGTGTACGCCTGCCGTATCTTGGTACCCGGTTTATCCGATATTTACCCTGTGGATGAGCTCATCTGGCGCAACAATAATGAGGGCGCTAAATTCCGCCAGGACTTCCTGTCACTGGATCAATACGACGCCGAACAATGGCTGGAAATCTACGACCGCTTAGAAGAAGCAGGACATAGCGATATTATCCGCGCTGCTGAATTTATCGGTGTGGTGACTGATGCCGACACGCCTTGGCATACGCTGCGCATCGGCGAGCTGAAAGCGCATCTATGCCTTGCCGCACAAAGCGAGGAAGCCATTGATTGGGTCGAGTGGATTCTGCATACCGATCAAATTAGCCCAGAGCGGATTCGCTTCTTCCGCTGCTTAAAAGCGGTCTTGGAAATCAAATATGACGAACAACGAGCATACAGCACTTATCAAAGCTCATTGGCGCTGATGTTTGGTGCTGACAATGTTGAACTCGCGATTGAAATAGCAGAAGCGCGGATACAATTCCACGGGCTTAGCTTCCCAGGCTTAGCACTTGAGGGCTTCAAAAAGCACCACGCACTACTCGATGGCTACCGTAAACTACACAGAGCAAAAGCGCAGTTTTGGGATCGCCAAGTAAGCGATAGCTAA